In Vespa crabro chromosome 14, iyVesCrab1.2, whole genome shotgun sequence, the following are encoded in one genomic region:
- the LOC124428974 gene encoding sphingosine-1-phosphate lyase isoform X1: MVISCVDTLKGIVNHSFQNKEPWQIVSITATTLLGTIWIWNFIFSQDKTIVERGKKQFFKLARYIPSIRDRIDKELSDVNESFEKDTMRKLKNTPFIVELPKNGLSHDKVLLKVQECIKMGDYEWKKGRVSGTVYRNDSGLMCLMADVYKIASYTNPLHPDVFPGVCKMEAEVIRISCRLFNGDENTCGTMTTGGTESIILACKAYRDYGREFKGIERPEMVVPVTAHSSFDKAAQYLNIKVRTVPVNSHSYTVSIKAMENAINKNTIMLVSSAPNFPYGTMDNIEAISKLGVKYNIPVHVDACLGGFLICFMSDIGYNLPPFDFRLPGVTSISADTHKYGYAPKGSSVILYREKKYRHHQYTITTDWPGGIYGSPTINGSRSGGIIASCWASLIYFGYDGYVQATKKIIETTKYIEQELRKLDGIFIFGTPVTSVIALGSNDFHIYRLSEALGAKGWNLNPLQFPSGIHICITYVHTEPGIADQFLNDVRTELTNILKVPDLPIEGKLAMYGMSQSIPDRSIVKDIARSFLDSIYYTGNNKETNMQDT; the protein is encoded by the exons atgGTTATTTCTTGTGTTGATACTTTGAAAGGAATTGTAAATCATTCCTTTCAAAATAAAGAACCATGGCAGATCGTTTCTATAACTGCTACCACTCTACTTGGAACTATTTGGATatggaattttattttctctcaagATAAAA ccattgtagaaagaggaaaaaagcaGTTCTTTAAATTAGCTCGTTATATACCATCTATTAGAGATAGAATTGACAAAGAACTTTCAGATGTTAATGAatcttttgaaaaagataCAATGCGTAAACTTAAGAATACTCCATTCATTGTCGAACTTCCAAAGAATGGTCTAAGTCAtgataaagtattattaaaagtacaggaatgtataaaaatgg gtgattatgaatggaaaaaaggaagagtatCGGGTACAGTTTATAGAAATGATTCTGGTCTTATGTGTTTAATGGCTGATGTTTATAAGATTGCATCATATACCAATCCATTACATCCTGATGTTTTTCCTGGTGTCTGTAAAATGGAAGCAGAGGTTATTAGAATATCTTGTCGTTTGTTCAATGGCGATGAGAATACATGTGGAACT ATGACAACAGGTGGTACGGAATCGATTATATTAGCTTGTAAAGCTTATAGAGATTATGGTAGAGAATTTAAAGGTATAGAAAGACCAGAAATGGTAGTACCAGTAACTGCACATAGTTCATTTGATAAAGCTGCACAGtacttaaatataaaagtacgCACAGTACCTGTCAATTCCCATAGTTATACAGTCTCTATTAAAGCTATGGAAAAtgctataaataaaaatacaataatg CTGGTATCTTCAGCACCTAATTTTCCATATGGAACGATGGACAATATCGAGGCAATTTCAAAGCTTggcgtaaaatataatattccaGTTCATGTTGATGCCTGTTTGGGTGGATTTCTTATTTGCTTTATGTCAGATATAGGATACAATTTACCACCCTTTGATTTTAGATTGCCTGGTGTAACTAGTATATCTGCTGACACACACAag TATGGATATGCACCAAAAGGATCTTCGGTCATACtttatagagagaaaaaatatagacaTCATCAATATACTATAACAACAGATTGGCCTGGTGGTATTTATGGATCACCAACTATAAATGGTTCTAGATCTGGTGGAATAATAGCCTCGTGTTGGGcctctttaatatatttcggATACGATGGATATGTGCAAgcaacgaaaaaaattattgaaactaCTAAATACATTGAACAAGA ATTAAGAAAATTGGatggaatttttatttttggcaCACCTGTAACTTCGGTAATTGCATTAGGTTCTAATGACTTTCATATCTATAGATTGTCTGAAGCACTTGGTGCAAAAGGATGGAATTTAAATCCACTTCAATTCCCTTCTGgtatacatatttgtattaCGTATGTTCATACAGAACCAGGTATTGCtgatcaatttttaaatgacgTTAGAACcgaattaacaaatatattaaaagttcCTGATCTTCCAATTGAAGGAAAA
- the LOC124428974 gene encoding sphingosine-1-phosphate lyase isoform X2 has product MRKLKNTPFIVELPKNGLSHDKVLLKVQECIKMGDYEWKKGRVSGTVYRNDSGLMCLMADVYKIASYTNPLHPDVFPGVCKMEAEVIRISCRLFNGDENTCGTMTTGGTESIILACKAYRDYGREFKGIERPEMVVPVTAHSSFDKAAQYLNIKVRTVPVNSHSYTVSIKAMENAINKNTIMLVSSAPNFPYGTMDNIEAISKLGVKYNIPVHVDACLGGFLICFMSDIGYNLPPFDFRLPGVTSISADTHKYGYAPKGSSVILYREKKYRHHQYTITTDWPGGIYGSPTINGSRSGGIIASCWASLIYFGYDGYVQATKKIIETTKYIEQELRKLDGIFIFGTPVTSVIALGSNDFHIYRLSEALGAKGWNLNPLQFPSGIHICITYVHTEPGIADQFLNDVRTELTNILKVPDLPIEGKLAMYGMSQSIPDRSIVKDIARSFLDSIYYTGNNKETNMQDT; this is encoded by the exons ATGCGTAAACTTAAGAATACTCCATTCATTGTCGAACTTCCAAAGAATGGTCTAAGTCAtgataaagtattattaaaagtacaggaatgtataaaaatgg gtgattatgaatggaaaaaaggaagagtatCGGGTACAGTTTATAGAAATGATTCTGGTCTTATGTGTTTAATGGCTGATGTTTATAAGATTGCATCATATACCAATCCATTACATCCTGATGTTTTTCCTGGTGTCTGTAAAATGGAAGCAGAGGTTATTAGAATATCTTGTCGTTTGTTCAATGGCGATGAGAATACATGTGGAACT ATGACAACAGGTGGTACGGAATCGATTATATTAGCTTGTAAAGCTTATAGAGATTATGGTAGAGAATTTAAAGGTATAGAAAGACCAGAAATGGTAGTACCAGTAACTGCACATAGTTCATTTGATAAAGCTGCACAGtacttaaatataaaagtacgCACAGTACCTGTCAATTCCCATAGTTATACAGTCTCTATTAAAGCTATGGAAAAtgctataaataaaaatacaataatg CTGGTATCTTCAGCACCTAATTTTCCATATGGAACGATGGACAATATCGAGGCAATTTCAAAGCTTggcgtaaaatataatattccaGTTCATGTTGATGCCTGTTTGGGTGGATTTCTTATTTGCTTTATGTCAGATATAGGATACAATTTACCACCCTTTGATTTTAGATTGCCTGGTGTAACTAGTATATCTGCTGACACACACAag TATGGATATGCACCAAAAGGATCTTCGGTCATACtttatagagagaaaaaatatagacaTCATCAATATACTATAACAACAGATTGGCCTGGTGGTATTTATGGATCACCAACTATAAATGGTTCTAGATCTGGTGGAATAATAGCCTCGTGTTGGGcctctttaatatatttcggATACGATGGATATGTGCAAgcaacgaaaaaaattattgaaactaCTAAATACATTGAACAAGA ATTAAGAAAATTGGatggaatttttatttttggcaCACCTGTAACTTCGGTAATTGCATTAGGTTCTAATGACTTTCATATCTATAGATTGTCTGAAGCACTTGGTGCAAAAGGATGGAATTTAAATCCACTTCAATTCCCTTCTGgtatacatatttgtattaCGTATGTTCATACAGAACCAGGTATTGCtgatcaatttttaaatgacgTTAGAACcgaattaacaaatatattaaaagttcCTGATCTTCCAATTGAAGGAAAA